The following coding sequences are from one Leptolyngbya sp. NIES-3755 window:
- a CDS encoding type 11 methyltransferase (similar to AA sequence:cyanobase_aa:LBDG_14370) has protein sequence MIREKLKKEREPLLEPVLRWLRLRRVIAEIPEHSIVLDVGCGRKAAFLKAIAPRIQQGYGVDFKVAEFQTDKLTAIQVHLGEELPFADASFDVVTMLAVLEHIEHEQAILQEIHRVLKPGGKLVLTVPSIWAQPVLEFLSYRLRIVDEAEIRDHKRYYDRQTLKRVLIQVAGFERLRHQYFQMWMNNFCTVIKG, from the coding sequence GTGATTAGAGAAAAGTTGAAAAAAGAGCGTGAACCTTTATTAGAGCCAGTCCTGCGATGGCTGCGTTTGCGACGAGTCATTGCGGAAATTCCAGAACACTCGATCGTCTTAGATGTGGGGTGCGGACGCAAGGCGGCGTTTTTGAAAGCGATCGCACCTCGAATTCAGCAAGGCTACGGGGTCGATTTCAAAGTGGCAGAATTTCAAACCGACAAGCTGACAGCCATTCAGGTCCATTTGGGCGAAGAACTGCCGTTTGCTGATGCGAGTTTTGATGTCGTGACGATGTTAGCCGTGCTGGAACATATTGAGCACGAGCAGGCAATTTTGCAAGAAATTCATCGGGTGCTGAAACCGGGTGGAAAGCTAGTTTTAACTGTGCCTTCGATTTGGGCGCAACCCGTTCTGGAATTTCTCTCGTATCGATTGCGGATTGTAGACGAAGCGGAAATTCGGGATCACAAACGATACTACGATCGTCAAACGCTGAAACGAGTTTTGATCCAGGTTGCTGGATTTGAGCGGCTTCGACATCAATATTTTCAGATGTGGATGAATAATTTTTGTACGGTGATCAAAGGTTGA
- a CDS encoding DNA-directed RNA polymerase subunit beta' (similar to AA sequence:cyanobase_aa:LBDG_00390), which produces MAEQNSEKQVFRNQVINKKELTNLISWAFTNYGTARTAQMADLIKDLGFRYATRAGVSISVDDLQIPPTKKALLDAATETIRDTEEKYTRGEITEVERFQKVIDTWNGASEELKDEVVRHFRSNNPLNSVYMMAFSGARGNISQVRQLVGMRGLMANPQGEIIDLPIKTNFREGLTVTEYIISSYGARKGLVDTALRTADSGYLTRRLVDVSQDVIIRELDCGTERGIPVRPMMDGDRVLIPLKNRLLGRVAAQDVLNPENGEVIVARNEAISDDIAQIIGKKKVEQVVVRSPLTCESARSVCQHCYGWSLAHAHMVDIGEAVGIIAAQSIGEPGTQLTMRTFHTGGVFTGEMARQEKANFAGTVKVPKRLRTRPYRTRHGEDALIVESAGSEIKVTVEGANSQQQDFTVSQGATLMVRDGQKVKAGQILAEVPLTGRGRKTTEKASKDVASDLAGEVRFADVVPEEKKDRQGNTTRTAQRGGLMWVLSGEVYNLPPGAEPVVKNGDRVEAGGTIAETKLVTENGGVVRLSETASENSKGGRELQIITASVMLDEARVRAETHQGRDQYMLETTGNQTFLLKATPGTQVTNGQVVAELRDDRYHTQTGGIIKYSGVEVGKKGKAKLGYEVIKGGTLLWIPEEAHEVNKDISLLMVEDGQYVEAGTEVVKDIFCQSNGVIEVTQKNDILREVVIKPGDLHMIDSLDDVITREAVLVNPGQQVMPGLVSDELRYAEYVETPEGPAILLRPVTEFNVPDEPSVPSQDSTKEDSGRAIRLRAVQRLPYKDGERVKSVEGLELLRTQLVLEVDQDAQLAADIELIPDETDPEVMRLQLVILEALVIRRDIAADVTQGSTQTEVMVKDGDQISAGAVVARTKIQCKEAGEVQGIRQGAESIRRILVVRDADTVTIEANSPTAKAGELLIAGTDVGSGVTLEESGQVLNVAGNQVTLRVARPYRVSPGAVLHVDDGDLVQRGDNLVLLIFERTKTGDIIQGLPRIEELLEARKPKEGCILARRAGTAQVVYGEDDSVEVKVVDREGLITEYPIGPGQNVIISDGQEVAAGERLTDGPANPHELLEVMFKAKLEEGALHDASLFSLREVQTFLVNEVQSVYQSQGIDISDKHIEVVVRQMTSKARVEDGGDTTMLPGELVEIYQIEQVNDAMSITGGAPAQYEPVLLGITKASLNTDSFISAASFQETTRVLTEAAIEGKSDWLRGLKENVIIGRLIPAGTGFNAYEEVGSPDVDPVYDPTIFDEDTDFSEMVLDDRTARSYGLETLEERPSFSFESFGSTDDTDSDSIYSPILDDDDDLIADDMDEDL; this is translated from the coding sequence ATGGCAGAGCAGAACTCAGAAAAGCAAGTTTTTCGCAATCAGGTTATCAACAAAAAAGAACTCACAAACCTGATCTCATGGGCGTTCACCAATTATGGCACTGCCCGCACTGCACAAATGGCAGACTTGATCAAAGATCTAGGCTTCCGGTATGCAACACGAGCAGGAGTTTCGATCAGCGTTGATGATTTGCAAATCCCGCCGACCAAGAAAGCGCTTCTTGATGCCGCAACCGAAACGATTCGCGACACTGAAGAGAAGTACACACGCGGCGAAATCACTGAAGTTGAACGGTTCCAAAAGGTGATTGATACCTGGAACGGAGCCAGTGAAGAACTGAAAGATGAAGTGGTTCGACACTTTCGATCGAACAATCCTCTCAACTCGGTTTACATGATGGCGTTCTCTGGAGCACGGGGTAACATCTCCCAGGTTCGTCAGTTGGTCGGGATGCGCGGTCTGATGGCAAACCCACAAGGGGAAATCATCGACTTACCGATTAAGACCAACTTCCGAGAAGGTTTGACCGTCACTGAGTACATTATTTCCTCTTACGGTGCGCGGAAAGGTCTCGTAGATACAGCACTTAGAACGGCTGACTCTGGATACTTAACTCGTCGATTAGTCGATGTCTCGCAAGACGTGATCATTCGTGAACTCGATTGCGGTACAGAGCGAGGAATTCCCGTTCGTCCGATGATGGATGGCGATCGCGTTTTAATCCCGCTGAAAAATCGTCTCCTCGGTCGCGTTGCGGCTCAAGACGTGCTTAATCCTGAAAACGGAGAAGTGATCGTCGCACGTAACGAAGCGATCTCCGATGACATTGCTCAAATCATTGGTAAGAAGAAAGTCGAACAAGTCGTTGTACGATCGCCGCTCACCTGTGAATCCGCTCGATCAGTGTGTCAGCACTGTTATGGATGGAGTTTGGCACACGCACACATGGTCGATATTGGAGAAGCGGTCGGAATTATCGCGGCTCAATCGATCGGGGAACCGGGCACACAGTTGACGATGCGGACATTCCACACGGGTGGGGTCTTCACCGGAGAAATGGCGCGTCAAGAGAAAGCGAACTTCGCTGGAACCGTAAAAGTTCCGAAGCGCTTGAGAACTCGCCCCTACCGGACTCGCCACGGGGAAGATGCGCTGATTGTCGAATCGGCTGGCTCAGAAATCAAAGTCACCGTTGAAGGAGCCAATTCACAGCAGCAAGATTTCACCGTTTCGCAGGGTGCGACCTTGATGGTGAGAGATGGACAGAAAGTCAAAGCTGGACAGATTTTGGCAGAAGTTCCTTTAACCGGACGCGGACGCAAGACAACTGAAAAAGCGTCGAAAGACGTGGCATCTGACCTCGCGGGTGAAGTTCGGTTCGCAGATGTCGTACCCGAAGAAAAGAAAGACCGTCAAGGCAATACGACTCGGACTGCACAGAGAGGCGGTTTGATGTGGGTGCTATCGGGTGAAGTGTACAACCTGCCACCGGGTGCTGAACCTGTTGTTAAGAATGGCGATCGAGTCGAAGCGGGTGGAACGATCGCAGAAACCAAACTGGTGACTGAAAACGGTGGGGTCGTTCGACTCTCAGAAACCGCTTCGGAAAACAGCAAAGGTGGACGTGAGCTTCAAATTATTACCGCATCGGTGATGTTGGATGAAGCGCGAGTTCGGGCGGAAACGCATCAAGGACGCGATCAGTACATGCTCGAAACCACGGGCAATCAGACCTTCTTACTGAAAGCGACACCCGGAACTCAGGTCACGAACGGACAAGTCGTGGCAGAACTGAGAGACGATCGCTATCACACCCAGACCGGAGGCATTATCAAATACTCTGGCGTGGAAGTGGGTAAGAAAGGAAAAGCCAAACTCGGTTACGAAGTGATCAAGGGCGGAACGCTACTTTGGATTCCTGAAGAAGCGCATGAAGTCAACAAAGACATTTCACTGCTGATGGTCGAAGACGGTCAGTACGTGGAAGCAGGCACAGAAGTTGTGAAAGATATCTTCTGTCAAAGCAACGGTGTGATCGAAGTGACTCAGAAGAATGACATTCTGCGCGAAGTTGTGATCAAACCGGGCGATCTGCACATGATCGATAGCCTGGACGATGTGATCACACGGGAAGCAGTCTTGGTCAATCCTGGACAACAAGTGATGCCGGGATTGGTTTCTGATGAACTGCGATATGCCGAATATGTTGAAACGCCTGAAGGTCCGGCAATTCTGCTGCGTCCAGTGACGGAATTCAACGTACCGGATGAGCCGTCTGTGCCGAGCCAAGATTCGACCAAAGAAGATTCTGGACGGGCAATTCGCCTCAGAGCCGTACAACGCCTGCCGTATAAAGATGGTGAGCGCGTCAAATCGGTTGAAGGATTGGAACTGCTCCGGACTCAGCTTGTTCTCGAAGTCGATCAAGATGCTCAACTCGCAGCCGACATCGAATTGATTCCTGATGAGACCGATCCAGAGGTCATGCGCTTACAGCTTGTGATCCTCGAAGCGCTGGTGATTCGTCGTGATATCGCGGCAGATGTCACTCAGGGTAGTACCCAAACTGAAGTGATGGTCAAAGATGGCGACCAGATTTCGGCGGGTGCGGTCGTGGCTCGGACGAAGATTCAGTGTAAAGAAGCGGGCGAAGTTCAAGGGATTCGACAAGGAGCGGAATCGATTCGACGCATTCTCGTGGTGCGCGATGCCGATACAGTTACGATCGAAGCCAACAGTCCAACCGCGAAAGCAGGTGAACTCCTGATTGCTGGAACCGACGTGGGTTCAGGTGTGACGCTTGAAGAATCTGGTCAAGTGCTCAACGTTGCTGGAAATCAAGTGACACTGCGGGTGGCTCGTCCGTACCGCGTCTCTCCGGGTGCAGTCTTGCACGTCGATGATGGAGACTTGGTACAACGGGGCGATAATCTCGTACTGCTGATTTTCGAGCGCACCAAGACTGGAGATATCATTCAAGGTCTACCGAGAATTGAGGAACTGCTCGAAGCGCGGAAACCCAAAGAAGGGTGTATCCTGGCTCGACGGGCGGGAACTGCTCAAGTGGTGTACGGCGAGGATGATTCGGTCGAAGTGAAGGTCGTCGATCGAGAAGGTTTGATTACCGAATACCCGATCGGTCCTGGACAAAACGTGATCATCTCCGATGGTCAAGAAGTGGCGGCTGGAGAACGACTCACCGATGGTCCTGCCAATCCCCATGAACTGCTGGAAGTCATGTTCAAAGCAAAGCTAGAGGAAGGCGCGTTACACGATGCTTCACTGTTCAGCCTGCGGGAAGTACAAACTTTCTTGGTGAACGAAGTGCAGTCGGTCTATCAATCTCAAGGCATTGATATTTCGGACAAGCATATCGAAGTCGTCGTGCGTCAGATGACCTCGAAAGCACGAGTCGAAGATGGTGGCGATACGACGATGCTACCGGGTGAGTTGGTGGAAATCTACCAAATCGAACAGGTGAATGATGCCATGTCGATTACGGGTGGTGCACCTGCTCAATACGAACCCGTGTTGCTCGGTATTACCAAAGCTTCATTGAACACGGATAGCTTCATCTCAGCAGCAAGTTTCCAAGAAACGACTCGCGTTCTGACCGAAGCCGCGATCGAAGGAAAATCCGACTGGCTGCGCGGTCTGAAAGAAAACGTGATCATTGGTCGTCTGATTCCGGCTGGAACGGGCTTCAATGCTTACGAAGAAGTCGGTAGCCCTGATGTTGATCCGGTCTACGATCCGACCATCTTTGATGAGGATACGGACTTCTCGGAAATGGTGCTTGACGATCGTACGGCTCGTTCTTACGGCTTAGAGACTTTGGAGGAACGCCCAAGTTTCAGCTTTGAGAGCTTTGGAAGCACAGATGATACTGATTCTGATTCGATCTACTCGCCAATCTTGGATGATGACGATGACTTGATTGCAGATGATATGGATGAAGACCTGTAG
- a CDS encoding glycosyl transferase (similar to AA sequence:cyanobase_aa:LBDG_14400): protein MLLRDMIQGAECDPFSKFKLSVVIPCYNELGTIETVIRTIKAAPIPHLEIIVVDDCSTDGTTELLRSRLESQVDQVLYHTTNRGKGAALRTGFAAITGDIAIVQDADLEYDPQEFPLMIKPIVEGRADVVFGSRFAGNQPHRVVYYWHMVGNKFLTTLSNMMTNINLTDMETCYKAFRREVIQGLRIEENRFGFEPEITAKVAKMGCRIYEVGIAYYGRTYKEGKKIGWKDGFRAIYCILKYNLLS from the coding sequence ATGCTTCTCCGTGACATGATACAAGGTGCTGAATGTGATCCATTCTCAAAATTCAAACTGTCTGTTGTGATTCCTTGCTACAACGAGCTAGGCACGATCGAAACCGTGATTCGGACAATCAAAGCGGCTCCCATTCCTCACCTGGAAATTATTGTGGTCGATGATTGCTCTACTGATGGCACGACTGAATTGTTAAGATCGAGACTTGAATCTCAAGTGGATCAAGTCTTGTACCATACGACGAATCGCGGTAAAGGAGCAGCATTGAGAACGGGATTTGCTGCCATTACTGGGGACATTGCGATCGTGCAAGATGCAGATTTAGAGTACGATCCGCAGGAATTTCCCCTGATGATTAAACCGATCGTGGAGGGTCGAGCGGATGTCGTGTTTGGATCGCGGTTCGCTGGAAATCAGCCGCATCGCGTCGTTTATTACTGGCACATGGTGGGAAACAAGTTTCTGACGACGCTTTCCAACATGATGACGAATATCAATCTCACCGATATGGAAACGTGCTATAAAGCCTTTCGTCGTGAGGTGATCCAGGGATTGCGGATCGAAGAGAATCGATTTGGATTTGAACCAGAAATCACAGCGAAAGTCGCAAAAATGGGCTGCCGAATTTACGAAGTGGGTATCGCTTATTATGGGCGAACGTACAAAGAGGGCAAGAAAATTGGCTGGAAAGATGGATTTCGGGCGATTTATTGCATTCTGAAATATAACTTGCTCAGTTGA
- a CDS encoding short chain dehydrogenase (similar to AA sequence:cyanobase_aa:LBDG_14350) gives MSSSTHRCALITGASSGIGQATTIAFAKAGIDVVLVSRTQSKLDAVAAEARSLGVHAHTCAIDLAEVAQVRSKLEALVSEVGAIDILVNNAGMGYTGSLAEMSLSDWQRVMDLNVTSVFQCIQAILPGMRSQKRGTIINIASIAAHQTFPDWGAYCVSKFGILALSKTLAAEERSHGIRVVTLSPGSVNTSLWDTETVQADFDRSAMLTPDIVADAIVQAATLNNRAVVEEMILMPNAGTF, from the coding sequence ATGAGTTCCTCCACCCATCGATGTGCCCTGATTACTGGGGCAAGTAGCGGCATCGGACAAGCCACGACGATCGCATTCGCCAAAGCGGGAATCGATGTTGTTCTTGTTAGCCGCACTCAGTCCAAACTTGATGCCGTCGCAGCAGAAGCGCGATCGCTCGGAGTTCATGCTCACACTTGTGCGATCGATTTAGCAGAAGTCGCACAAGTGCGATCGAAGCTCGAAGCGCTCGTTTCTGAAGTCGGCGCAATTGACATTCTTGTGAATAACGCAGGGATGGGATATACAGGCAGTCTTGCAGAAATGTCTCTAAGCGACTGGCAGCGAGTCATGGATTTGAATGTCACCAGCGTTTTTCAGTGCATTCAAGCGATTCTGCCTGGAATGCGATCGCAAAAACGCGGCACGATTATTAATATTGCCTCGATCGCAGCGCATCAAACTTTTCCCGACTGGGGCGCGTACTGCGTCAGTAAGTTTGGGATTCTAGCACTCTCGAAAACCTTAGCGGCAGAAGAACGTTCGCATGGAATTCGAGTTGTAACCCTCTCACCGGGGTCGGTGAATACATCCCTTTGGGACACCGAAACGGTGCAGGCAGACTTCGATCGTTCAGCCATGTTGACCCCAGACATTGTTGCCGATGCGATCGTGCAAGCTGCCACCCTGAACAATCGAGCAGTGGTCGAAGAGATGATTCTCATGCCCAATGCTGGAACGTTCTGA
- a CDS encoding acetyl-CoA carboxylase alpha subunit (similar to AA sequence:cyanobase_aa:LBDG_14360) translates to MPNSVDRRPILLDFEKPLAELEARIIKLRELAEESEVDLSDKIAALEQRTIELRKEIFSGLTPGQRLQVARHPRRPSTLDYIQVISDEWMELHGDRGGHDDPAVVGGVGRIEGRPVVMLGQQKGRNTKDNIQRNFGQASPSGYRKAIRLMEHADRFGMPILTFIDTPAAWAGLEAEQFGQGEAIAYNLREMFGFEVPIICSVIGEGGSGGALAIGVGERLLMFEHAVYSVAPPETCATILWRDATKAAQAAEALKITAPDLKELGIADEVLTEPIGGAHSDPLEAAETLKAAILRNLAALDQLTPTQRKELRYQKFRNIGVFTETGLPSHV, encoded by the coding sequence ATGCCGAATTCCGTCGATCGTCGTCCGATTTTGCTCGATTTTGAAAAACCTCTGGCTGAACTCGAAGCCCGAATTATTAAGCTGCGCGAGTTAGCTGAAGAAAGCGAGGTGGATTTGTCTGATAAGATCGCTGCGCTTGAACAACGCACGATCGAGCTTCGTAAAGAGATTTTTAGCGGTTTGACTCCCGGACAGCGGCTTCAAGTGGCTCGCCACCCTCGCCGCCCTAGTACGCTCGATTACATTCAAGTCATTAGTGATGAATGGATGGAGCTACATGGCGATCGAGGTGGACACGATGATCCGGCAGTCGTTGGAGGCGTGGGACGAATTGAAGGTCGTCCGGTCGTGATGTTGGGTCAGCAAAAAGGACGCAACACGAAAGATAATATCCAGCGCAATTTTGGACAGGCTTCTCCTAGTGGCTATCGGAAGGCGATTCGACTGATGGAACATGCTGATCGCTTTGGAATGCCGATTCTGACCTTTATTGATACGCCTGCTGCATGGGCGGGATTAGAGGCGGAACAATTTGGGCAAGGGGAAGCGATCGCGTATAACCTGCGCGAAATGTTTGGGTTTGAAGTGCCGATTATCTGTAGCGTGATCGGAGAAGGCGGATCAGGGGGCGCATTAGCGATCGGGGTTGGGGAACGATTGCTGATGTTTGAACATGCCGTCTACAGTGTTGCACCTCCGGAAACTTGTGCGACGATCCTTTGGCGGGATGCGACGAAAGCGGCTCAAGCAGCAGAAGCTTTGAAAATCACGGCTCCTGATTTGAAAGAATTGGGAATTGCTGATGAAGTGTTAACTGAACCGATCGGCGGCGCACATAGCGATCCATTAGAAGCCGCAGAAACGCTCAAAGCGGCAATTTTGCGAAATTTAGCAGCGTTGGATCAGCTCACCCCGACGCAACGAAAGGAACTGCGCTATCAGAAGTTCCGCAACATTGGCGTATTCACTGAAACAGGATTGCCTTCGCATGTCTGA
- a CDS encoding DNA-directed RNA polymerase subunit gamma (similar to AA sequence:cyanobase_aa:LBDG_00380) produces the protein MPKLEQRFDYVKIGLASPERIRQWGERTLPNGQVVGEVTKPETINYRTLKPEMDGLFCERIFGPAKDWECHCGKYKRVRHRGIVCERCGVEVTESRVRRHRMGYIKLAAPVAHVWYLKGIPSYMAILLDMPLRDVEQIVYFNAYVVLNAGNAENLTYKQLLTEDQWIEIEDELYSEDSQLVGVEVGIGAEALKQLLQDINLDEEAERLREEIAVSKGQKRAKLIKRLRVLDNFIATGSLPDWMVLDVIPVIPPDLRPMVQLDGGRFATSDLNDLYRRVINRNNRLARLQEILAPEIIVRNEKRMLQEAVDALIDNGRRGRTVVGANNRPLKSLSDIIEGKQGRFRQNLLGKRVDYSGRSVIVVGPKLKIHQCGLPREMAIELFQPFVIHRLIRQGLVNNIKAAKKLIQRNDPTVWDVLEEVIEGHPVFLNRAPTLHRLGIQAFEPILVDGRAIQLHPLVCPAFNADFDGDQMAVHVPLSLEAQAEARLLMLASNNILSPATGRPIITPSQDMVLGCYYLTADNPDASQVEGRYFSSLDDAITAYEQQQVDLHSYVWVRFDGEVEGGFGELIEQQETDGIVTKIYEACRRREDTDGSVISQYIKTTPGRIIYNKTVIDALAG, from the coding sequence ATGCCAAAGCTAGAACAGCGGTTTGACTATGTAAAAATCGGTCTGGCATCTCCGGAGCGCATTCGCCAATGGGGAGAGCGGACTTTACCAAATGGGCAAGTCGTTGGAGAAGTCACCAAGCCAGAAACGATTAATTACCGCACTCTCAAGCCCGAAATGGATGGCTTGTTTTGTGAGCGGATTTTTGGACCTGCTAAGGATTGGGAATGCCATTGCGGAAAATATAAGCGCGTTCGTCACCGGGGAATCGTGTGTGAACGCTGCGGCGTGGAAGTAACCGAATCGCGGGTGCGTCGTCACCGGATGGGATACATCAAACTCGCGGCTCCAGTGGCTCACGTTTGGTATCTCAAAGGGATTCCGAGCTACATGGCGATTTTGCTCGATATGCCTCTGCGTGATGTGGAGCAGATCGTTTACTTCAACGCTTATGTCGTTCTCAATGCTGGAAATGCTGAGAATCTGACTTACAAGCAATTGTTGACAGAAGATCAGTGGATTGAAATCGAAGACGAACTGTACAGCGAAGATTCGCAGCTAGTTGGAGTCGAAGTTGGTATCGGTGCGGAAGCATTGAAGCAACTTTTACAAGACATTAATTTGGACGAAGAAGCAGAGAGACTGCGCGAAGAAATTGCAGTTTCTAAAGGGCAAAAACGCGCCAAGTTGATCAAACGTCTGCGGGTATTGGATAACTTCATCGCTACCGGATCGCTACCCGATTGGATGGTGCTGGATGTAATCCCTGTGATTCCGCCAGATTTGCGTCCGATGGTTCAGTTGGATGGTGGACGATTTGCGACTTCGGACTTGAACGATCTTTATCGTCGTGTGATCAACCGGAATAACCGTTTGGCACGTTTGCAAGAAATTCTCGCACCAGAAATCATCGTGCGGAACGAAAAGCGGATGTTGCAAGAGGCGGTCGATGCACTGATTGATAACGGTCGTCGCGGTCGGACTGTGGTTGGCGCGAATAACCGTCCATTGAAATCTCTGTCTGACATTATCGAAGGGAAACAGGGTCGATTCCGTCAAAACTTGCTCGGTAAGCGGGTTGACTACTCTGGACGATCGGTCATCGTGGTGGGTCCAAAACTGAAAATTCATCAGTGCGGACTACCGAGAGAAATGGCGATCGAGCTTTTCCAACCGTTCGTGATTCATCGCTTGATTCGTCAAGGCTTAGTCAACAATATCAAAGCCGCGAAGAAACTGATTCAGCGCAATGATCCAACCGTTTGGGACGTGCTCGAAGAGGTGATCGAAGGACACCCCGTATTCCTCAACCGCGCTCCGACGCTGCACCGCTTGGGGATTCAAGCCTTTGAACCGATTTTGGTAGACGGTCGTGCGATTCAACTGCACCCGCTCGTTTGTCCGGCGTTTAACGCAGACTTTGACGGAGACCAAATGGCGGTTCACGTTCCTCTCTCGCTTGAAGCTCAGGCAGAAGCACGACTCCTCATGCTGGCATCGAACAACATTCTTTCGCCTGCAACGGGTCGCCCGATCATTACACCGAGCCAAGATATGGTCTTGGGCTGCTACTACCTGACCGCAGACAATCCAGATGCCAGCCAGGTCGAAGGACGCTACTTCTCTAGTTTGGATGATGCAATCACGGCATACGAACAGCAGCAAGTCGATTTGCACTCTTATGTTTGGGTGCGATTTGATGGGGAAGTGGAAGGCGGCTTTGGCGAGTTGATCGAGCAGCAAGAAACAGATGGCATTGTCACCAAAATCTACGAAGCTTGTCGCAGACGAGAAGATACAGACGGCAGCGTGATTTCTCAATACATCAAAACGACACCAGGGCGGATTATCTACAACAAGACGGTGATTGATGCGTTAGCGGGCTAG